The following proteins are co-located in the Echinicola sp. 20G genome:
- a CDS encoding TonB-dependent receptor encodes MKYRSSCLIFLALSFLSLTNGVCQNNYLIKGNVIDAQTKEILLGAAIYWQSAQNSGVTSNTEGEFKIKTAKLPRQLVVSFVGYEKRILSISSSTFDQFWTVSLVPVAQGLEEVVIEGGREASLTESTDLGRNTLPISTLKNIPSLFGEVDVLRSLQLLPGIQTVGEGTTGLFVRGGSSDQNLIQLDGAPVYNPSHFFGFFSVFNPDALESVDLYKGNIPANYGGRLSSVVDIKMKEGRRDRIHGEGGIGNISSKITLDGPLFSEKSSFVVSGRRTYVDAFLGLSSNEDINSNTLYFYDLGGKFTFRPSDKDKLSFSSYYGSDYLEVEGLFGFGWKNWISSGDWSRTINDQWYLDVNGYYSQYAYSIDIKDDANGFLWKNILSESGFRPSLTWHPSDVAVFEMGLHSRYYHFSPVKMTVPSESKVEPITTNPENALQNDLFVSGDIDVNSKLKIEGGIRLSLYKRIGKGVQYIYENEPSDREEEIIDTLYFGSFEKMKAYQALEPRLAVRFKLKENTAVKAAYNRNYQYLQMAANNSAGLPIDRWVMASEYIQPVKSDQYSVGLFKTFKEDSWELSLETYYKDYEHIIDVKQGADILFTDNIESQVLSGKGWSYGVEMMIKKNLGKTTGWLGYTYSRTFRQVPGISEGEAYNPRYDRPHDVSFVFQREFSERVTGNITFVYSTGQAVSYPVGSYSVDSQEIPVYSSKRNEDRFPDYHRLDASVILKNKDKGKKWRGSWSFSIYNLYGRKNPYSYQFTNILNNDINYSSSSGEPIYSRRPGVVMTYLFTFLPSVSYNFEF; translated from the coding sequence ATGAAGTACCGGTCAAGTTGCCTGATTTTTCTCGCATTAAGCTTTCTTAGCTTAACGAATGGGGTTTGTCAAAATAATTATTTAATTAAAGGAAATGTGATCGATGCCCAAACCAAGGAAATACTTTTGGGAGCGGCAATATATTGGCAGAGTGCTCAAAACTCAGGGGTGACAAGCAATACTGAAGGTGAGTTTAAAATCAAAACGGCCAAGTTGCCTCGTCAGTTGGTGGTCTCCTTTGTAGGCTATGAAAAACGCATCCTAAGCATTAGTTCTTCCACTTTTGATCAATTTTGGACGGTCAGCTTAGTGCCTGTTGCGCAAGGTTTAGAGGAGGTTGTGATAGAAGGAGGGAGAGAAGCTTCCCTTACTGAAAGTACAGACTTGGGAAGGAATACTTTGCCAATCAGCACATTGAAAAATATCCCTTCTTTGTTTGGAGAGGTGGATGTCCTAAGAAGCCTGCAGCTGCTTCCCGGGATACAGACAGTAGGGGAAGGAACTACTGGTTTGTTTGTGCGGGGAGGATCTTCGGACCAGAACTTGATTCAATTGGATGGTGCCCCTGTCTATAACCCATCCCATTTTTTTGGTTTTTTTTCAGTTTTTAACCCAGACGCCTTGGAGAGTGTTGATCTTTATAAAGGCAATATTCCTGCTAATTATGGTGGAAGACTCTCTTCTGTGGTGGATATCAAAATGAAGGAAGGTAGAAGGGATAGGATTCATGGTGAAGGGGGGATTGGAAACATCAGTTCAAAAATCACTCTCGATGGGCCTTTGTTTTCCGAAAAGTCATCCTTTGTGGTATCGGGAAGGAGAACTTATGTGGATGCATTTTTGGGTCTGTCAAGCAATGAAGACATCAATAGCAATACTTTATATTTTTATGATTTGGGAGGAAAGTTTACTTTTCGTCCTTCGGATAAGGACAAGCTCAGTTTCTCAAGCTACTATGGAAGCGATTATTTAGAAGTAGAAGGTTTATTTGGCTTTGGGTGGAAAAACTGGATCAGTTCAGGTGACTGGAGCCGAACAATCAATGATCAATGGTATTTGGATGTAAATGGTTATTATTCCCAATATGCTTATTCAATTGACATCAAGGACGATGCGAATGGTTTTCTGTGGAAAAACATCCTTTCTGAATCGGGTTTTCGGCCTTCATTGACTTGGCATCCAAGTGATGTTGCTGTTTTTGAAATGGGATTGCATTCCCGGTATTATCATTTTTCACCTGTGAAAATGACTGTTCCATCAGAAAGCAAAGTGGAGCCAATCACAACCAATCCTGAAAACGCTTTACAAAATGATCTCTTTGTTTCCGGTGATATTGATGTTAATTCCAAGCTAAAGATAGAAGGTGGAATTAGGTTAAGCTTGTACAAAAGGATTGGAAAGGGAGTACAATACATTTATGAAAATGAACCAAGTGATCGGGAAGAAGAAATTATTGACACCTTGTACTTTGGTAGTTTTGAAAAGATGAAAGCTTATCAAGCTTTGGAACCTAGGCTTGCTGTTCGATTTAAACTTAAGGAAAATACTGCTGTCAAGGCAGCTTATAATAGGAACTACCAGTATTTGCAAATGGCGGCAAACAATTCGGCCGGGCTGCCTATTGATCGTTGGGTAATGGCCAGTGAGTATATCCAACCCGTAAAAAGCGATCAATATTCTGTAGGGCTGTTCAAAACTTTCAAAGAAGATAGTTGGGAACTTAGCCTTGAAACTTATTACAAGGATTATGAGCATATCATTGATGTCAAGCAAGGGGCAGATATCCTGTTTACAGACAATATTGAATCGCAGGTTTTAAGTGGCAAGGGCTGGTCATATGGCGTGGAGATGATGATCAAAAAGAACTTGGGAAAGACAACAGGTTGGTTAGGCTACACTTATTCCAGGACGTTTCGACAGGTCCCAGGGATCAGTGAAGGTGAAGCCTATAATCCTCGCTATGATAGACCCCATGATGTTTCCTTTGTCTTTCAACGAGAGTTTAGTGAGCGAGTGACGGGAAATATTACGTTTGTATATTCCACAGGACAAGCTGTAAGTTATCCTGTGGGTTCTTATTCTGTGGATAGTCAAGAAATTCCCGTGTATAGCTCCAAAAGAAATGAAGATCGTTTCCCTGATTACCATCGCTTGGATGCATCCGTAATCTTAAAGAATAAAGACAAGGGCAAGAAGTGGCGGGGAAGCTGGAGCTTTAGTATCTATAATTTGTATGGTAGAAAAAACCCTTATTCGTACCAGTTTACTAATATTCTCAATAATGATATCAACTATAGCTCTTCATCAGGTGAGCCGATATACTCGCGCAGGCCTGGTGTGGTAATGACTTATCTGTTTACCTTCCTGCCCTCTGTCTCCTATAACTTTGAATTTTGA
- a CDS encoding DUF4249 family protein → MKINRLIFLVFLLFSCQEEVILELREGPSSTVIEGFWTDTRSFNQVRITKSKGYYDSSYYQPISNAKVSIYHHERNREIEFFFSSKTETYLPGTNLDGVAGEHYTLKVKVGNNEYESSGELLEAPELDSLSYTYHEKQAFRQAGYYLKLHGKIPFDENNYYRIRVVRNDTLLNRKGDYLLFDDTFGTGVIEDGFELDNIPFKKGDEAKVTLFRLNKSAYNYLQDLVGLLYNDGGLFSPPPQNPQSNIELVKGQDPALGYFMVSPVISESITIQ, encoded by the coding sequence ATGAAAATCAATCGGTTAATATTTCTGGTTTTTCTACTTTTTTCCTGTCAAGAAGAAGTCATATTGGAGTTGAGGGAAGGGCCTTCCAGTACTGTAATTGAAGGCTTTTGGACAGATACAAGGTCTTTCAACCAAGTTCGGATTACTAAAAGCAAGGGCTATTATGATTCATCATATTATCAGCCTATTTCAAATGCTAAGGTCTCCATATACCATCATGAAAGAAATAGGGAAATTGAGTTCTTTTTTTCCAGTAAAACCGAAACCTACTTGCCAGGAACCAATCTTGATGGAGTAGCGGGCGAGCATTACACCTTGAAAGTTAAGGTAGGCAATAATGAATATGAGTCTTCCGGAGAATTGCTGGAAGCTCCGGAATTGGATAGTTTGAGTTACACTTATCATGAAAAACAGGCGTTCAGGCAGGCAGGATATTATTTGAAGCTACATGGGAAGATACCGTTTGATGAGAACAACTATTATCGCATTAGGGTGGTGAGAAATGATACTTTACTGAACAGAAAGGGAGACTACCTTTTATTTGATGACACTTTTGGCACTGGGGTGATAGAGGATGGTTTTGAATTGGATAATATTCCTTTCAAGAAAGGGGATGAGGCTAAAGTGACCTTGTTCAGATTGAACAAAAGCGCCTATAATTACCTTCAGGATTTAGTGGGCCTGCTTTATAACGATGGAGGTCTTTTTAGCCCACCACCACAAAACCCACAAAGCAATATTGAACTGGTAAAGGGACAAGATCCTGCTTTGGGATATTTTATGGTATCTCCGGTTATATCTGAATCAATTACAATACAATAG
- a CDS encoding phosphoribosylaminoimidazolesuccinocarboxamide synthase yields MNTAIKETNFEFSNQTGFYKGKVRDVYMFEDKIAVVASDRISAFDVVLPLPIPFKGQVLNQIAAKFLKATADIVPNWVTSTPDPNVTIGKKCEPFKVEMVIRGYLAGHAWREYRDGKRSICGVSLPEGLKENDKLPVPIITPTTKADEGHDEDISREDILAKGIVSAEDYAVLEKYTRALFQRGTEIAAEMGLILVDTKYEFGKYQGKIYLIDEVHTPDSSRYFYADGYEANQEANQAQKQLSKEFVRQWLIANNFQGKEGQSVPNMPNKIVNDISERYIELYEKITGEAFIKADNTNMMDRIKKSIEENI; encoded by the coding sequence ATGAATACAGCTATAAAAGAGACCAATTTTGAATTCTCCAACCAAACAGGCTTTTACAAAGGAAAAGTAAGGGATGTTTATATGTTTGAGGATAAAATTGCTGTTGTTGCCTCAGATAGGATTTCTGCTTTTGATGTGGTTTTACCGCTTCCCATTCCTTTCAAAGGCCAGGTTTTGAACCAAATTGCAGCCAAGTTCCTAAAGGCCACTGCCGATATTGTTCCTAATTGGGTGACATCCACACCTGATCCCAATGTGACTATCGGTAAAAAGTGCGAACCTTTTAAAGTGGAAATGGTTATCAGAGGGTACTTGGCCGGACATGCTTGGAGAGAATACAGGGATGGAAAGAGAAGTATCTGTGGGGTAAGCCTTCCAGAAGGACTCAAGGAAAATGACAAGCTGCCAGTTCCTATCATCACTCCTACTACCAAGGCAGATGAAGGGCATGATGAAGATATCAGCCGTGAGGATATCCTAGCAAAGGGAATTGTCAGTGCTGAAGATTATGCGGTGCTGGAAAAATATACCAGGGCTTTGTTTCAAAGAGGTACTGAAATCGCTGCTGAAATGGGATTGATCTTGGTGGACACCAAATACGAATTTGGGAAATACCAAGGTAAAATCTACCTGATCGATGAAGTGCACACACCTGATTCTTCAAGGTACTTCTATGCGGACGGTTATGAGGCCAACCAAGAAGCCAATCAAGCACAAAAACAACTCTCCAAAGAATTTGTGAGACAGTGGCTGATTGCCAATAATTTCCAAGGAAAGGAAGGGCAGTCAGTGCCCAATATGCCAAATAAAATTGTAAATGATATTTCGGAACGTTATATTGAGTTGTACGAAAAAATTACCGGTGAAGCGTTCATCAAAGCGGACAATACCAATATGATGGACAGAATCAAGAAATCCATTGAAGAGAACATTTAG
- a CDS encoding GNAT family N-acetyltransferase, with the protein MQDIIAPVDKDILKRELTLERFLRHTNNGDNQVYLVNHHNSPNVMQEIGRLRELTFRGAGGGTGLPIDIDENDTCENCYEQLIAWNPVEEEIIAGYRLIDCNKAGLNDHGEVNLSTAHLFKFTDKFKKDYLPYTIELGRSFVQPKYQPRKDNRKGVFSLDNLWDGLGAVVVLHPEVKYLFGKVTMYPHFNAEARDLLLYFMNHYFPDKEHLVEPLTPLPYKTDISSIEGVFEGLDYKEGYKELNTRVRALGENIPPLINTYMNLSPTMKTFGTAMNNEFGAVEETGIMITIADIYDTKKERHIETYERDKDFDKKVKD; encoded by the coding sequence ATGCAAGATATTATAGCCCCTGTAGATAAGGATATTTTAAAAAGGGAGTTGACGCTTGAGCGCTTTCTTCGACATACCAATAATGGTGACAATCAGGTTTACTTGGTGAACCACCATAATTCGCCCAATGTCATGCAAGAAATCGGAAGACTCAGAGAGCTGACCTTTAGGGGAGCAGGGGGAGGTACAGGCCTTCCTATTGATATAGATGAAAATGATACCTGTGAAAATTGTTATGAGCAATTGATTGCTTGGAATCCTGTTGAGGAAGAAATCATTGCAGGTTATAGATTGATAGATTGTAACAAAGCTGGGCTTAATGATCACGGTGAGGTAAACCTATCTACCGCCCACCTTTTTAAATTTACGGATAAGTTCAAAAAAGATTATTTGCCATATACCATTGAGTTGGGCAGGTCTTTTGTCCAGCCTAAATACCAGCCGAGGAAAGACAACCGAAAAGGCGTGTTTTCATTGGATAATCTGTGGGACGGATTGGGAGCTGTGGTGGTTTTGCATCCTGAAGTAAAATATTTGTTTGGAAAAGTAACCATGTATCCTCACTTTAATGCAGAGGCCAGAGACTTGTTACTTTACTTTATGAACCATTATTTTCCAGATAAAGAGCACTTGGTAGAACCTTTAACCCCATTACCATACAAGACTGATATCAGTTCTATTGAAGGGGTTTTTGAGGGACTTGACTATAAGGAGGGGTATAAAGAATTGAACACGCGTGTAAGAGCGCTTGGTGAAAATATCCCACCTTTGATCAACACTTATATGAATTTGTCTCCCACCATGAAGACTTTTGGTACAGCTATGAACAATGAATTTGGTGCTGTGGAAGAGACAGGGATTATGATCACTATAGCGGATATCTATGATACCAAAAAAGAGAGACATATAGAAACCTATGAACGTGATAAGGATTTCGACAAAAAAGTAAAAGATTAA
- a CDS encoding STAS domain-containing protein: MKYAVDKKEQYVIFTLQEEKLDSPLSPVLKSELLTVHAEGYHNLILDMSQVKYADSSGLSALLVGHRAFSEDGGIFIISSPQEHVTKLIKISMLDKVLNIAESQEEAADAIFIHEIDGSKEEEEN; this comes from the coding sequence ATGAAGTACGCAGTAGATAAGAAAGAGCAATACGTCATCTTTACACTTCAGGAAGAAAAGTTGGATTCCCCACTTTCTCCTGTGTTGAAATCAGAACTTCTCACTGTCCATGCAGAAGGTTATCACAACCTTATCCTGGATATGAGCCAAGTAAAATATGCTGACTCCAGTGGCTTAAGTGCTTTGTTGGTTGGTCACAGGGCATTTAGTGAAGATGGAGGTATTTTCATCATTTCATCCCCTCAAGAGCATGTGACCAAGCTGATCAAAATTTCTATGTTGGACAAAGTATTGAATATTGCTGAGTCACAGGAAGAAGCTGCCGATGCGATATTTATCCACGAAATTGATGGAAGCAAGGAGGAAGAAGAGAACTAA
- a CDS encoding VWA domain-containing protein, with protein MIWAYPDVSLLLILATIFGVLYLIYLYRFWLINKRLKVKKHRLLIKMGLRIAYFLLFLVALAGPSIGNATKEIKQEGKDLFIAIDLSQSMNAADIGPSRLQRVKYELKNLIKNFSTDRIGLIIFSSEAFVQCPLTFDQNVLQLHLDGLNTGLVPNYGTDIAAPLALALQKFRTDENQDPKSKSIVLISDGENFGDNLNSVLNQLNEEGIKVFSLGVGTANGSTIPRGNGVIMDESTNSPAVTKLSTNTLKRIASDTNGQYFEISDEVQEIPQLITVIEKMEGTVTGSRTVEASANKYFFFLLAALGLAIFDMILPLRTISM; from the coding sequence ATGATTTGGGCATATCCTGATGTTTCTTTACTACTGATTTTAGCCACCATCTTTGGTGTGCTTTACCTTATTTACCTTTATCGTTTTTGGCTTATCAACAAAAGGCTAAAGGTCAAAAAGCACCGTCTACTCATTAAGATGGGCTTGAGAATTGCTTATTTTCTCTTGTTTCTGGTGGCTTTGGCCGGTCCTTCCATTGGCAATGCTACCAAGGAGATCAAGCAGGAAGGCAAGGACCTGTTTATTGCCATTGACCTTTCCCAGTCCATGAACGCTGCTGATATTGGACCTTCCAGGCTGCAAAGGGTAAAATATGAGCTTAAAAATCTTATCAAAAACTTCAGCACCGATCGCATTGGGCTGATTATCTTCAGTTCTGAGGCATTTGTGCAATGCCCCCTAACCTTTGACCAGAATGTACTCCAACTCCACCTTGATGGATTGAATACTGGTCTTGTGCCCAATTATGGAACGGACATAGCTGCACCATTGGCGCTGGCCTTGCAGAAATTCAGAACAGATGAAAACCAAGACCCCAAATCAAAATCAATAGTACTGATCAGTGATGGAGAAAACTTTGGAGACAACCTCAATAGTGTACTCAACCAGTTAAATGAAGAGGGAATCAAAGTGTTTAGCTTAGGAGTAGGTACTGCGAATGGAAGCACCATCCCTCGAGGTAATGGTGTCATTATGGATGAATCCACCAACAGCCCGGCCGTAACCAAACTGAGTACCAATACCCTTAAAAGGATCGCCAGTGACACCAATGGGCAATACTTTGAGATCAGTGATGAAGTGCAGGAAATACCACAACTGATTACGGTAATCGAAAAGATGGAAGGTACCGTCACCGGTTCCAGAACAGTCGAAGCTTCTGCCAATAAATACTTCTTCTTTTTGTTAGCAGCTCTAGGTCTGGCGATTTTTGACATGATTCTTCCCTTACGAACTATTAGTATGTAA
- a CDS encoding ribonuclease Z, with protein MEFTVTILGSNSAVPAHERNQTSQIITMGNELMMVDCGEATQIQLQRYKVRSSKIKYIFISHLHGDHYLGLMGVISTFHLNKRKEPLTIFGPRGLDEIITTQLKYGNTKLNYPLKFIRTDSDQQQQLVDAKRFKVFSFPLKHRLPCTGFLFVEKLGQKNLVKEKLLENKLSIQAINTLKNGKDFLDEEGNVKYAVSEFTHPSPSPRKYAFCSDTKYDLELIPYIQGVDLLYHESTFMESEHERAADTYHCTAKQAASIALEAEVKKLLLGHYSTRYIELEPLLMEAESVFTNSHLSIEGLTYTV; from the coding sequence TTGGAATTTACAGTAACCATTTTAGGCTCCAATTCTGCCGTTCCTGCACATGAAAGGAACCAGACTTCTCAGATCATCACCATGGGCAATGAGCTAATGATGGTGGACTGCGGAGAGGCGACACAAATTCAATTACAGCGGTATAAAGTAAGGTCATCGAAGATCAAATACATCTTTATATCGCACTTACATGGAGATCATTACCTTGGATTGATGGGAGTGATCTCCACTTTTCATTTAAATAAAAGGAAAGAGCCATTGACAATTTTTGGGCCGAGAGGATTAGATGAAATTATTACTACACAGCTGAAATATGGCAATACCAAGCTGAATTACCCATTAAAATTTATCCGCACTGATTCAGATCAACAGCAACAGCTTGTTGATGCCAAAAGGTTCAAGGTATTTAGCTTTCCTTTAAAACATCGCCTGCCCTGTACCGGCTTTCTTTTTGTGGAAAAACTAGGTCAAAAGAACTTGGTCAAGGAAAAACTCTTAGAAAACAAACTCAGTATCCAGGCTATTAATACCCTGAAAAACGGCAAAGATTTCTTGGACGAAGAGGGGAATGTAAAATATGCTGTCAGTGAATTTACCCATCCCAGTCCTTCACCCAGAAAATACGCCTTTTGTTCCGACACCAAATATGATCTGGAATTGATTCCCTATATTCAGGGGGTGGATTTGCTCTATCATGAATCCACTTTTATGGAAAGTGAACATGAACGCGCGGCTGACACCTATCATTGTACCGCCAAGCAGGCTGCCAGTATTGCCTTAGAGGCAGAAGTAAAAAAGCTGCTCCTAGGCCACTACTCAACCCGTTATATCGAATTGGAGCCTTTATTGATGGAGGCAGAGTCGGTGTTCACCAACAGCCATTTAAGTATTGAAGGTCTGACTTATACCGTTTAG
- a CDS encoding toxin-antitoxin system YwqK family antitoxin, translating to MHLKFICVLLLTFTSFLSAKGQEEVKTFYDEENTQIKEVYQTVNGLIEGPYRFFYEDGSLQLLGQLSQGKKEGLFVSFYPNSKDTLKIIPYNNDKRNGMVKSFDQEGKLIQKAHFSEDLMQGELITFYPSGNPKIKADFQDNKPHGENIQYYENGQIMTVSHYDHGVMDGELKSFYEDGSVKTLENYDMGELDGTVTSYFPNGQMEEQSNYKEGIQNGSYESYYEDGKIHQKGEFKKGKPEGNFKSFYPNGATKEIASYKKGLPTGNEILYYPSGKKSELISYDGEGQTASHVFYHENGQILKKIYFRNGLPNGMVTVYDEAGHKQETIPYKQGKWDGVYQRYREGRLILERSFRAGKQHGEEKSYYDNGQLKELTSFELDWKSGPYQQYNEQGQLLVTGNFWYNKKYKEWNYYDEKGTLIKTENFNKEGKIIK from the coding sequence ATGCATCTCAAGTTTATTTGTGTCCTTCTTTTGACCTTTACCAGTTTCCTGAGCGCCAAAGGCCAAGAAGAGGTAAAAACCTTTTATGATGAAGAAAACACACAAATAAAAGAAGTGTATCAAACGGTAAATGGTCTCATTGAAGGGCCTTACCGTTTTTTTTATGAAGATGGTTCTCTACAACTTTTGGGACAGTTAAGCCAGGGAAAGAAAGAAGGCCTCTTTGTGAGTTTTTACCCTAATTCCAAAGATACCCTCAAAATCATCCCCTACAATAATGACAAGAGGAATGGCATGGTCAAGTCTTTCGACCAAGAAGGAAAACTTATACAAAAAGCGCATTTTTCAGAAGACCTTATGCAAGGTGAGCTGATCACATTTTACCCTAGTGGCAATCCAAAAATCAAAGCCGATTTTCAAGATAATAAACCTCACGGAGAGAACATCCAGTACTATGAAAATGGTCAAATTATGACCGTTTCCCATTATGATCATGGTGTCATGGATGGAGAACTAAAATCCTTTTATGAAGACGGTTCGGTCAAGACCCTTGAAAATTATGACATGGGAGAATTGGATGGAACTGTAACATCCTATTTCCCCAATGGACAGATGGAAGAACAGTCCAACTATAAGGAAGGAATACAGAATGGCTCTTATGAGAGCTATTATGAAGATGGAAAAATCCATCAAAAGGGAGAATTCAAAAAAGGCAAACCAGAAGGCAACTTTAAGTCCTTTTACCCGAATGGCGCCACCAAAGAAATCGCCTCTTATAAAAAAGGACTCCCAACTGGTAACGAAATTCTATATTATCCGTCTGGAAAGAAATCAGAATTGATCAGTTATGATGGTGAAGGTCAAACAGCCAGTCACGTGTTTTACCATGAAAATGGCCAAATCCTGAAAAAAATTTATTTTAGAAATGGTCTACCCAATGGAATGGTCACGGTTTATGATGAAGCTGGTCACAAACAAGAAACCATTCCTTATAAGCAGGGAAAATGGGATGGTGTCTATCAGAGGTATCGGGAAGGAAGGCTAATTTTAGAGCGGTCTTTTAGGGCTGGGAAACAACATGGTGAAGAGAAAAGCTACTATGACAATGGCCAACTAAAGGAACTGACTAGCTTTGAGCTTGACTGGAAAAGCGGCCCTTATCAACAATACAATGAGCAAGGTCAATTACTGGTAACCGGAAACTTTTGGTACAACAAAAAATATAAGGAATGGAATTATTATGATGAGAAAGGAACCTTGATCAAAACAGAAAACTTTAACAAAGAAGGCAAAATAATCAAATAA
- a CDS encoding 1-acyl-sn-glycerol-3-phosphate acyltransferase, which yields MDESQKKFIEIKKVIKDKNPSLLKWIPGFVLNYIRRIAHEDDVNRMMGDYGHLYGLEFVNALIHDFGVKIELLGAENIPMEEPVIFASNHPLGGLDGIAFMYALGKYRQDLRFLVNDILTNIKNFEPLFIPVNKHGSHGRSAAKLIEETYAGDHAVLVFPAGLVSRKQKEGIKDLEWKKSFISKAKKYHKNVVPVYIDGKNSSFFYNLANIRKKIGIKANIEMMYLADEMFGQKNKKVTIHVGKPISYQYFDESKSEKDWAEEVKEVVYSLATES from the coding sequence TTGGACGAGTCACAAAAGAAATTTATTGAGATAAAGAAGGTGATCAAGGACAAGAATCCTTCATTGCTAAAATGGATTCCGGGTTTTGTATTGAACTATATTCGGAGAATCGCCCATGAAGATGATGTGAACCGCATGATGGGAGATTACGGCCATTTATATGGACTGGAATTTGTCAATGCACTCATTCATGATTTTGGTGTCAAAATAGAGCTCCTTGGTGCGGAAAATATTCCAATGGAAGAACCTGTTATATTTGCATCCAACCATCCTTTGGGAGGATTGGATGGCATTGCTTTTATGTATGCCCTAGGCAAATACAGACAGGATTTAAGGTTTCTGGTCAATGATATCCTGACCAATATCAAAAACTTTGAGCCTTTGTTTATCCCAGTAAATAAACATGGAAGTCATGGAAGGTCAGCAGCCAAACTTATCGAAGAGACCTATGCTGGAGACCATGCGGTGCTTGTTTTTCCAGCCGGTCTGGTTTCAAGAAAGCAAAAGGAAGGAATCAAGGACTTGGAATGGAAGAAGAGTTTTATCAGTAAAGCCAAGAAGTACCATAAGAATGTGGTACCGGTATATATTGATGGAAAGAACTCCTCTTTCTTTTACAACTTGGCCAATATCAGGAAAAAAATAGGCATCAAAGCAAATATTGAGATGATGTATTTAGCAGATGAAATGTTTGGCCAAAAGAATAAAAAAGTGACCATACATGTAGGAAAACCAATTTCTTACCAGTATTTTGATGAATCAAAAAGTGAAAAGGACTGGGCAGAGGAGGTAAAAGAAGTAGTTTATTCCTTAGCCACAGAAAGTTAA
- a CDS encoding acetyl-CoA C-acyltransferase — protein MKEVYIISAVRTPLGSFGGKLSSLTAVELGSHAIKGAMKKAQLSPESVEEVIMGNVLSANLGQAPARQASLGAGINYNVPCTTVNKVCASGMKAVMFAAQSIMTGQNDVVVAGGMESMSNVPYYIPKARFGYKFGNGEFIDGLAKDGLHEVYYNFPMGNCADNTAKQMKISREAQDQYAIQSYQRAAEAWKNGYFKEEVIPVELKGRKGESILIDEDEEYKNVIFEKIPSLRPVFDKEGTVTAANASTMNDGAAALVLMSKEKAEALGLKPIAKILGFADAARDPIWFTTAPALAIPKAIKNAGLSSSDIDFYEINEAFSAVALANQEQLNLSNDQLNVFGGAVSLGHPLGASGARIIATLHSVLEQKGGSIGVAGICNGGGGASAIVIEKMT, from the coding sequence ATGAAAGAAGTCTATATCATTTCAGCTGTAAGGACTCCATTAGGAAGTTTTGGAGGAAAATTATCCAGCCTAACCGCTGTAGAACTCGGCTCCCATGCCATCAAAGGTGCCATGAAGAAAGCCCAACTATCTCCTGAATCAGTTGAAGAGGTCATCATGGGAAATGTCCTTTCTGCCAATTTGGGGCAAGCTCCTGCTCGACAGGCCTCATTGGGAGCAGGTATCAACTATAACGTCCCCTGTACTACCGTAAATAAAGTCTGTGCATCAGGCATGAAAGCGGTGATGTTTGCCGCCCAATCCATCATGACTGGGCAAAACGATGTTGTTGTCGCTGGAGGAATGGAAAGCATGTCCAATGTGCCCTACTACATTCCCAAGGCAAGGTTTGGATATAAATTCGGAAATGGTGAATTCATAGATGGACTGGCTAAGGATGGCCTTCATGAGGTATATTATAATTTCCCCATGGGCAACTGTGCTGACAATACCGCCAAACAAATGAAAATCAGCAGGGAAGCCCAAGACCAATATGCCATCCAATCTTATCAAAGGGCTGCTGAAGCATGGAAAAATGGTTATTTTAAAGAAGAAGTCATCCCAGTTGAGCTTAAGGGCAGAAAAGGGGAAAGTATCCTGATCGATGAGGATGAAGAATATAAAAATGTAATTTTTGAAAAGATCCCTAGCCTTCGTCCTGTTTTCGATAAAGAAGGAACAGTGACTGCCGCCAACGCATCTACCATGAATGATGGCGCTGCTGCACTGGTGCTGATGAGCAAAGAAAAAGCTGAAGCACTAGGGTTAAAGCCTATTGCCAAAATCTTAGGCTTTGCAGATGCAGCGAGAGATCCCATTTGGTTCACCACTGCCCCAGCACTGGCCATTCCCAAAGCCATCAAAAATGCCGGACTGAGCAGCAGTGACATTGACTTCTATGAAATCAACGAAGCTTTTTCTGCAGTTGCCTTGGCCAATCAGGAACAATTGAACCTGTCAAATGACCAACTCAATGTGTTTGGAGGTGCTGTTTCTTTAGGACATCCACTTGGGGCATCCGGAGCTAGAATTATAGCCACCTTGCATTCCGTTTTGGAGCAAAAGGGAGGTTCCATTGGAGTAGCAGGAATCTGCAATGGCGGTGGTGGAGCATCCGCCATAGTGATTGAAAAAATGACTTAA